A genomic segment from Bos taurus isolate L1 Dominette 01449 registration number 42190680 breed Hereford chromosome 1, ARS-UCD2.0, whole genome shotgun sequence encodes:
- the OR5H33 gene encoding olfactory receptor 5H19 yields the protein METKNVTELTEFILTGLTHQPEWQIPLFLLFLMIYLITIVGNLGLIMLICNDPHLHIPMYLFLGNLAFVDTWLSSTVTPKMLLNFFTMSKMISLSECKIQFFSFAICVTTECFLLATMVFDRYVAICKPLLYPVIMTNRLCIWLLVLSFLGGIFHAIIHNAFLLRLTFCNSIIVNHFYCDIIPLFKISCTDPSINFLIVFIFAGSIQTFTISIVLVSYTLVLFTILKKKSLQGVRKAVSTCGAHLLSVSLYYGPLLFMYVLPGSAQENDQNMMDSLFYTVIIPFLNPIIYSLRNKKVIDSLTKMLKRNV from the coding sequence ATGGAAACAAAAAATGTAACAGAGCTGACAGAGTTCATTCTCACAGGACTTACACATCAACCAGAGTGGCAGATCCCCCTGTTCCTTCTGTTCTTGATGATATACCTCATCACCATTGTGGGAAACCTTGGTCTAATCATGCTCATCTGCAATGACCCTCACCTTCACATCCCCATGTACTTATTCCTTGGGAATCTGGCCTTTGTGGATACTTGGTTATCCTCCACAGTGACCCCCAAAATGCTGCTCAACTTCTTTACCATGAGCAAAATGATCTCTCTTTCTGAATGTAAGatacagtttttttcctttgcaatttgCGTAACCACAGAATGTTTTCTGCTGGCAACAATGGTGTTTGATCGTTATGTGGCCATATGCAAACCATTACTTTATCCAGTGATCATGACCAATAGACTATGTATCTGGCTATTAGTTTTGTCATTTTTAGGTGGCATCTTCCATGCCATAATTCATAATGCTTTTTTACTCAGATTAACCTTCTGCAATTCCATCATAGTAAATCACTTTTATTGTGACATTATACCATTGTTTAAGATTTCCTGTACTGATCCTTCCATTAATTTTCTTATAGTATTCATTTTTGCTGGATCAATACAGAcattcaccatttccattgttcttGTCTCTTATACACTTGTTCTCTTtacaatcttaaaaaagaagtctCTACAAGGAGTAAGGAAGGCCGTCTCCACCTGTGGAGCCCACCTCCTGTCTGTCTCTTTATACTATGGGCCTCTTCTCTTCATGTATGTGCTCCCTGGATCTGCACAAGAAAATGATCAGAATATGATGGACTCTCTGTTTTACACTGTCATAATTCCTTTCTTAAATCCAATAATTTATAGCCTGAGAAATAAGAAAGTCATAGACTCACTGACAAAAATGTTAAAGAGAAATGTTTAG